A section of the Acropora muricata isolate sample 2 chromosome 4, ASM3666990v1, whole genome shotgun sequence genome encodes:
- the LOC136913527 gene encoding protein-glutamine gamma-glutamyltransferase K-like: MSRRSSRLSHSSSTLGSPPPSASSPEPKRRRTTETTSTSQDVPIDSRDLAKAKMGEPEGLEGRTNLLSDEKFRALNKALVVDKKKPQATQLKPEKVDFHIQENRNAHKTDYYEDENRLIIRRGQAFDATVTFNRQYKSDSDTIVLQFVTGSRPQESKGSISRAVVQDNYLDPAHWGVKISKVSGKTIRLTIMPSAKAIIGDYEVYVETKMVDTSGKALICKYKDNEKLCILFNAWCKEDQVYMDDEMERKEYVLADSGLIWVGSAKRHGGIPWTFGQFEEVSLESALWLLDKAGLSTAARSNPTQIVRTISAMANYNDRDGGVLFGRWTEKYPKNCTPPTAWTGSVAILEKFWKKKYYVKYGQCWVFSGLVTTLLRALGLPTRSVTNFESAHDNDGSMTIDFHFDEEGNPLHDLNDSVWNFHVWNESWFKRPDLPDGHDGWQAHDATPQETSEGVFRCGPASVNAVKNGEVYLPYDTGFIFAEVNGDRVYWQVDDADGSMIAYNKDTHSIGKYISTKAPGSDERLNVTGDYKYREGSREEREAVEFANKFSTRKEYDIYRADEEDVRFRFEVVDDISMGDNFEVKVVAENTSEFFRTAKVNITSIMAFYTGITAEPLKQKKETLRLGGMSEETVVLKITAKDYLGKLAGDGNIKLYVKAKVDETNQSYVKQDIVEIIKPTISVTASPKAVKKGDDVEITASFKNPLSVPLTNGHFHFEATGMATKYEDVALTGSIASKKEAKATVSFTANRAQECTIVASFLSDQLAGVRGKCTVLVN, encoded by the exons ATGTCGCGAAGAAGCAGTCGTTTATCACACAGTTCTTCGACTCTGGGATCTCCACCACCTTCAGCAAGCAGTCCCGA GCCCAAGCGTCGAAGGACTACTGAAACGACCTCAACATCCCAGGACGTTCC TATTGATTCAAGAGATCTGGCAAAAGCCAAGATGGGCGAGCCGGAAGGCCTGGAGGGGAGGACCAACCTTTTGTCGGACGAGAAGTTCAGAGCCTTGAACAAAGCTTTGGTGGTTGACAAAAAGAAACCGCAAG CGACTCAGCTGAAGCCAGAAAAAGTAGATTTTCACATTCAGGAGAATCGTAATGCTCACAAGACAGATTATTATGAAGATGAAAACCGTCTGATCATCAGAAGAGGACAAGCATTCGATGCCACCGTGACGTTTAACAGGCAGTACAAATCCGACAGTGATACGATCGTGCTACAGTTTGTGACAG GTAGCCGGCCACAGGAGAGCAAAGGCTCCATTTCTCGCGCAGTTGTACAGGATAACTATCTCGATCCCGCTCATTGGGGAGTGAAAATCAGTAAAGTTAGCGGAAAGACTATTCGTCTTACTATCATGCCCTCCGCAAAAGCTATAATTGGTGACTATGAGGTTTACGTGGAGACGAAAATGGTGGACACTTCCGGAAAGGCACTTATTTGCAAATATAAGGACAACGAGAAACTTTGCATCCTGTTCAATGCTTGGTGTAAAG AGGATCAGGTGTACATGGATGATGAAATGGAGCGTAAGGAGTATGTGTTAGCTGATTCTGGTCTCATCTGGGTCGGTAGTGCAAAAAGGCATGGAGGAATCCCTTGGACTTTTGGTCAG TTTGAAGAGGTTTCTCTGGAGTCTGCATTGTGGTTACTCGATAAAGCAGGACTATCCACAGCTGCAAGGTCAAATCCAACCCAAATAGTTCGTACCATCTCGGCCATG GCTAATTACAATGATCGCGATGGCGGCGTTTTGTTTGGTCGATGGACTGAGAAATACCCAAAGAACTGTACTCCTCCCACTGCTTGGACCGGCAGTGTGGCTATTCTGGAAAAGTTCTGGAAGAAAAAGTACTATGTGAAATACGGACAATGCTGGGTTTTCTCAGGATTGGTCACAACAT TGCTTCGAGCTCTTGGATTGCCTACCCGCAGCGTGACAAACTTTGAATCAGCCCACGACAATGACGGCAGTATGACAATTGACTTCCATTTTGACGAAGAAGGAAACCCGCTTCATGATCTCAATGATTCCGTCTG GAACTTTCACGTGTGGAACGAATCATGGTTCAAGCGCCCTGATTTACCAGATGGCCACGATGGATGGCAAGCACACGATGCTACGCCGCAAGAGACAAGTGAAG GTGTCTTCCGTTGCGGCCCAGCATCCGTTAATGCAGTCAAAAATGGCGAGGTCTATCTGCCTTATGACACGGGCTTTATATTTGCTGAAGTGAACGGTGACCGCGTGTATTGGCAAGTAGATGATGCTGATGGCTCAATGATTGCTTATAACAAGGACACCCATAGCATTGGCAAGTACATCAGCACTAAAGCCCCAGGCTCAGATGAAAGACTAAACGTCACTGGGGATTATAAGTATCGCGAAG GTTCAAGGGAGGAGAGAGAAGCAGTCGAGTTCGCGAATAAGTTCAGCACCAGAAAAGAGTATGACATTTACAGGGCTGACGAAGAAGACGTCCGCTTTCGGTTTGAGGTTGTTGACGATATTTCAATGGGAGACAATTTTGAAGTCAAAGTTGTGGCAGAAAACACATCAGAGTTCTTTCGAACTGCGAAAGTGAACATCACCTCCATCATGGCCTTTTACACGGGAATCACAGCCGAGCCATTGAAACAGAAGAAAGAAACTTTGCGTCTGGGGGGCATGTCAG AGGAGACCGTGGTGTTAAAAATCACAGCCAAAGATTACCTTGGCAAACTGGCAGGAGACGGTAACATTAAATTGTACGTGAAAGCTAAGGTGGACGAGACAAATCAGTCTTACGTCAAGCAAGATATCGTGGAAATAATAAAGCCAACAATCAGCGTTACG GCCTCACCCAAAGCTGTAAAAAAGGGTGACGATGTGGAGATTACGGCCAGTTTTAAAAACCCTTTGTCAGTGCCCCTGACAAACGGGCACTTCCATTTCGAAGCCACTGGAATGGCGACCAAATATGAGGATGTTGCACTCAC TGGATCTATTGCTTCCAAGAAAGAGGCAAAGGCGACAGTGTCGTTCACCGCCAATAGAGCTCAAGAGTGTACTATTGTGGCTAGCTTCCTATCAGATCAATTGGCTGGAGTTCGTGGAAAGTGCACTGTGCTTGTCAATTAA